One region of Oxalobacteraceae bacterium OTU3CAMAD1 genomic DNA includes:
- a CDS encoding Lrp/AsnC family transcriptional regulator, whose amino-acid sequence MNSLDKFDCAILAALQADGTLSIAALSEKVGLSSTPCWKRVKRLEEEGYIESRVAIINRRKVGLPVTVYVSVRTGQHDAKWLDRFAAAVMALPEVQEFHRMSGDVDYLLKVVTTDIDGYDAFYKRLIKVGQLTGVSSAFSMEQIKYTTALPLELVSHHESHQ is encoded by the coding sequence ATGAATTCACTCGATAAATTCGACTGCGCCATCCTGGCGGCGCTGCAGGCCGACGGCACGCTGTCGATCGCCGCGCTCAGCGAAAAGGTCGGCCTGTCCAGCACGCCTTGCTGGAAACGGGTCAAGCGGCTGGAGGAGGAAGGCTATATCGAAAGCCGCGTCGCCATCATCAACCGCCGCAAAGTCGGCTTGCCGGTGACGGTATACGTCAGCGTGCGCACCGGCCAGCACGACGCCAAGTGGCTCGACCGCTTCGCCGCCGCCGTCATGGCGTTGCCGGAAGTGCAGGAATTCCACCGCATGAGCGGCGACGTCGACTACCTGCTCAAGGTCGTTACCACCGACATCGACGGCTACGACGCGTTTTACAAGCGCCTGATCAAGGTCGGCCAGCTGACCGGCGTGTCGTCGGCGTTCTCGATGGAACAGATCAAATACACGACGGCGCTGCCGCTGGAGCTGGTGTCCCACCACGAATCGCACCAATAA
- a CDS encoding HPP family protein, with amino-acid sequence MRAFLDRWLPSPTTASGAEQLRAAIGALCGLLATAILSHFLLEPSSATIFMVAPVGASAVLLFALPASPLAQPWSAIGGNVVSGLVGAACVRWLGAGSAISLPLPMLCGVAVGAAIAAMFALRCLHPPGGAVALTTVIGGPAVHAAGFEFALTTVLVNTALLTGMAIVYNNLTGRRYPHTQQAAHPNPHGTKDAVPTVRLGFKPEDLDAVLKQHDQVLDISRDDLESLFMQTEQRAYQRRFGIINCEDIMSRDIVSAEFGTDLEQAWQLMRRHHVAALPVLNRARRVIGIVTQTDFLDHGGLDNYGDIRRQLRRFLRKSGVTHTEKAEVVGQIMTHHPTTARLDTPIVDLVPLMADSGFHHIPVVDAEQRFAGIITQSDLVAALYESRFAEAAA; translated from the coding sequence ATGCGCGCTTTCCTGGACCGCTGGCTGCCCAGCCCCACCACCGCCAGCGGCGCCGAACAGCTGCGTGCCGCCATCGGCGCCCTGTGCGGCCTGCTGGCCACCGCCATCCTCAGCCACTTCCTGCTCGAACCCAGCAGCGCCACCATCTTCATGGTCGCGCCGGTAGGCGCCTCGGCCGTGCTGCTGTTCGCGCTGCCCGCCAGCCCGCTGGCCCAGCCCTGGTCCGCCATCGGCGGCAACGTCGTCAGCGGACTGGTGGGCGCGGCCTGCGTGCGCTGGCTGGGCGCGGGTTCGGCCATATCGTTGCCGCTGCCGATGCTGTGCGGCGTGGCCGTCGGCGCGGCCATCGCCGCCATGTTCGCGCTGCGCTGCCTGCATCCCCCCGGCGGCGCGGTGGCGTTGACGACCGTCATAGGCGGCCCCGCCGTGCACGCGGCCGGTTTTGAATTCGCGCTGACGACGGTGCTGGTCAACACCGCGCTGCTGACGGGCATGGCCATCGTCTACAACAACCTGACCGGGCGCCGCTATCCGCACACGCAGCAAGCCGCCCATCCGAATCCGCACGGCACCAAAGACGCGGTGCCGACGGTGCGGCTGGGCTTCAAGCCCGAGGATCTGGACGCCGTGCTCAAGCAGCACGACCAGGTGCTCGACATCAGCCGCGACGATCTGGAATCGCTGTTCATGCAGACCGAGCAGCGCGCCTACCAGCGCCGCTTCGGCATCATCAACTGCGAGGACATCATGTCGCGCGACATCGTCAGCGCCGAGTTCGGCACCGACCTGGAGCAGGCGTGGCAGCTGATGCGGCGCCATCACGTGGCGGCCTTGCCGGTGCTCAACCGCGCGCGCAGGGTGATCGGCATCGTCACGCAAACCGACTTCCTCGACCATGGCGGCCTGGATAACTATGGCGACATCCGCCGGCAACTGCGGCGCTTCCTGCGCAAGAGCGGCGTCACGCACACGGAAAAAGCCGAGGTGGTCGGCCAGATCATGACGCACCACCCCACCACGGCGCGGCTCGACACGCCCATCGTCGACCTGGTGCCGTTGATGGCCGA